From Bombus vancouverensis nearcticus chromosome 15, iyBomVanc1_principal, whole genome shotgun sequence, the proteins below share one genomic window:
- the mbc gene encoding dedicator of cytokinesis protein myoblast city isoform X5 produces the protein MTMAWKQVKEHLGVAIHNFVHGTPYAMQLTVGEMVQILEEYGDWYYGRSKFKGTCGIFPKSYIHILQQSVNMDCLIHEITNVLREWGHHWKHLYVIHSMHFRTMQQQILELIGYRSKILSGTLTVDELKDVKRLATARIDTGNQLLGMDMVVRDDQGNVLSPEETSTIQLYYHHETAAERIRKAANDTKHKPSKPQAPVYSHIFFISVRNFVCKMAEDVELLLTLYDGREMKTITENYVVSWSKEGLARDIDQLHNLRVLFTDLGSRDLTRDKVYLVCYVIRVGGMEAKDADHRRSSVAQTNQKVKNTENMRRPFGVAAMDITLYITGKLEGDSDHHHFIPFVQCCEKESLDGTLRRILSQKEINIQKSSNGNSGSSAGGQGLWASLKLLRGDPKQVRDENPHLVLGNVAIARKMGFPEVILPGDVRNDLYLTLISGEFNKGSKSTDKNVEVTVKVCNEFGVPIPGVMTLGGGASPIDEYHSVIYYHEDKPRWCETFKIAIPIEEFKQAHLKFTFKHRSSNEAKDKSEKPFALSYVKLMQRNGTTLQDIQHELLVYKLDQKKYEEIDISYLKLPSTRGELVELSLEKKPTLGTLTLSSKDSFLIATNICSTKLTQNVDLLGLLNWASHNTNLRESLIALMKVDGEEVVKFLQDVLDALFNILMSNSDSDVYDDMVFECLLYIIGLVSDRKYQHFQPVMDLYISESFSATLAYKKLISVLRKRIDNATNNDGQERDILLKTMKSLQYCMRFVVESRLLFTALNQDEEEFSQTLTELLRSIVELMRHETDSTLLVQGACLKYLPTTIPHLLRVYSGKQLSTILTDLLVTLPVGRLTKQKMMTVNDIVHSPLFLSAECRAILLPRITILVRDLLEAKEEGLSSTPGNSVAKVARLLGEKRHRLNQHRGYSEEVELCVKILSDILELTFRKDIGSTIQDVKEIMLTALRTIIQTVISMDRENPLVGNLVSVMLAIFRQMTQHHYEIYINHFGTKFDLLDFLMEILLVFKDLVSKSVFPGDWCEMIMLQNSIILKSLRYFSGTIRDYFFTDFEQQAWSNFFHCAIAFLTQPALQLETFTPSKRNRIVLRYNDMRRETAFEIRSMWFNLGQHKILFVPGLVGAILEMALIPETELRKATIPIFFDMMQCEFYSSRIVEGYGDTKRDPAHIKANFTEYENEMIAKLDILVEGGRGDEQFHLLWIQVMGNLCEKHSTMREQGLRFVDTVAKLMERLLQYRDVIHAESQEHRMLCIVNLLEFYSEINRKEMYIRYVNKLCELHLECDNYTEAAYSLKLHSQLLAWSDQPLPPLLRSHRYLACQTHRELKEALYNDMIEYFDKGKMWECALAVCKELVTQYEEETFDYLQLSVLLTRMAKFYDSIVKQLRPEPEYFRVAYYGRGHPAFLQNKVFIYRGKEYERLSDFCSRTLNQLPNAEQMNKLSPPTSEMLESNHQYVQINRVDPLMDEKRHRLSGKPITAEAVLRYHRVNDVQRFRFSRPAPKKDLTSTTANSGDKETNTVTNNEFASLWLERTVLVTSHPLPGILRCFPVTSSETYLVSPLRNAIETMEATNTTLRDLILAHRADNNIPLNPLSMKLNGILDPAVMGGIDNYEKAFLNSEYRSAHPEESSDLLKLEGLIAEQIPLLSVGVQLHKARAPPELTPFHQRLEQCFTSMRNQVEAKYGKRTCDLQIESLTQPVMMRRHQSSRGENNRLSESHIMNSDCGTHSRVSSLTRSQVATFKSLASFNFNNSTPSSGTQNVSLSRNLAVGPDKHNILLSFLRA, from the exons atgacaaTGGCATGGAAGCAAGTTAAAGAACATTTAGGAGTTG CCATACATAACTTTGTACATGGGACTCCTTATGCAATGCAATTGACTGTTGGAGAAATGGTACAGATATTAGAAGAATATGGAGATTGGTATTATGGACGTAGTAAATTTAAAGGGACATGTGGAATTTTCCCAAAATCTTATATACACATTTTACAACAATCAGTGAATATGGATTGTTTAATACATGAAATCACTAATGTTTTACGAGAATGGGGACACCATTGGAAGCATCTATATGTA ATTCACTCTATGCACTTCAGAACAATGCAACAACAGATTTTGGAGTTAATAGGATATAGAAGCAAAATTCTAAGTGGCACATTGACAGTAGATGAATTAAAGGATGTGAAAAGATTAGCAACAGCTAGAATTGATACTGGTAATCAATTATTGGGCATGGATATGGTTGTACGTGATGATCAAGGAAATGTTCTTAGTCCTGAAGAAACAAGTACAATTCAGTTATATTATCATCATGAAACAGCTGCAGAAAGAATAAGAAAGGCAGCTAATGATACAAAACATAAACCTTCAAAACCACAAGCACCAGTATACTcacatatcttttttattagTGTAAGAAACTTCGTATGTAAAATGGCAGAAGATGTAGAATTGTTATTAACTTTGTACGATGGGAGAGAAATGAAAACTATTACTGAAAATTATGTTGTGTCATGGAGCAAGGAAGGACTTGCCAGAGACATAGATCAATTACACAATCTTCGAGTTTTATTTACAGACCTTGGTTCTCGAGATTTAACTAGAGATAAAGTTTACTTAGTTTGTTATGTAATTAGAGTAGGAGGTATGGAAGCTAAAGATGCTGATCATCGACGTTCAAGTGTAGCACAAACTAATCAAAAAGTCAAAAATACTGAAAATATGAGAAGACCATTTGGTGTAGCAGCAATGGATATTACTTTATACATTACTGGTAAACTTGAGGGTGATTCAGATCATCATCATTTTATTCCGTTTGTACA ATGTTGTGAGAAAGAAAGTTTGGATGGTacattacgtagaattctttcccaaaaagaaataaatattcaaaaaagTAGTAATGGCAATAGTGGCAGCTCTGCTGGTGGTCAAGGTTTATGGGCTAGCTTAAAGTTGCTTAGGGGAGATCCAAAACAA GTACGTGATGAAAATCCACATCTAGTACTTGGTAATGTTGCTATTGCAAGAAAAATGGGATTTCCAGAAGTTATTTTACCAGGTGATGTGAGGAATGATTTGTACCTCACATTGATTAGTGGTGAATTTAATAAAGGATCAAAGTCTACAGATAAAAATGTTGAAGTTACA GTTAAAGTATGCAATGAGTTTGGTGTACCAATACCAGGAGTTATGACATTAGGTGGTGGAGCTTCACCTATTGATGAATATCATAGTGTTATTTATTATCATGAAGATAAACCTAGATGGTGTGAAACATTTAAAATTGCTATTCCAATTGAAGAATTTAAACAAGCAcatttaaaatttacatttaaacaTCGAAGTTCAAATGAAGCAAAAGATAAATCTGAAAAACCTTTTGCCTTAAGTTATGTGAAATTGATGCAGCGTAATGGAACAACATTGCAAGATATACAGCATGAGCTACTAGTTTATAAATTAGACCAAAAGAAATATGAAGAAATTGATATTTCATATTTGAAATTGCCATCTACAAGGGGTGAATTG GTTGAATTAAGTTTAGAAAAAAAACCGACATTAGGAACGCTTACTTTAAGTAGTAAAGACAGTTTTCTGATAGCGACTAATATTTGTTCAACAAAATTAACGCAAAATGTAGATTTATTAGGTTTATTGAATTGGGCATCACACAATACAAATTTAAGAGAATCTCTGATTGCTTTAATGAAAGTTGATGGTGAAGAAGTAGTGAAGTTCCTACAG gATGTTTTAGATGCTTTGTTTAACATATTAATGAGTAATTCAGATAGTGACGTTTATGATGATATGGTGTTtgaatgtttattatatattattgggCTTGTATCTGATAGAAAATACCAACATTTTCAACCAGTAATGGATTTGTATATTTCTGAGAGTTTCTCTGCAACGCTCGCATACAAAAAATTGATTAGTGTATTACGTAAACGTATAGATAATGCAACTAATAATGATGGACAAGAACGTGATATATTACTCAAGACAATGAAAAGTCTTCAATACTGCATGAGATTTGTTGTAGAATCCCGTCTTTTATTTACTGC GTTAAATCAAGATGAAGAGGAATTCTCTCAAACTTTAACAGAATTATTGAGATCTATAGTTGAACTCATGAGGCACGAAACAGATAGTACTTTATTAGTTCAAGGAGCATGCTTGAAATATTTACCAACTACTATACCCCATTTGCTACGAGTATATAGTGGCAAGCAGCTGAGCACAATTTTGACTGACTTATTAGTTACTTTACCAGTAGGAAGATTAACTAAACAGAAAATGATGACAGTGAATGATATTGTTCATAGCCCCCTTTTTTTAAGTGCAGAATGCAGAGCAATTCTGTTACCTAGAATTACTATTTTGGTTCGTGATTTATTGGAAGCTAAAGAAGAG GGGCTGTCAAGTACGCCTGGAAATAGCGTGGCGAAGGTAGCCAGGCTGCTCGGAGAAAAACGACACCGACTCAACCAGCATCGTGGCTACTCTGAAGAG GTAGAATTGTGTGTTAAGATTTTATCTGACATCCTGGAATTAACATTTAGGAAAGATATAGGAAGCACTATACAGGATGTGAAAGAAATTATGCTTACTGCTCTACGGACCATTATACAGACAGTTATATCAATGGATAGAGAAAATCCATTAGTAGGAAATTTAGTTTCAGTTATGTTAGCAATATTCAg aCAAATGACACAACATCATtacgaaatttatataaatcacTTTGGAACTAAATTTGATTTGCTTGATTTCCTCATGGAAATATTATTAGTATTTAAAGATTTAGTATCGAAAAGTGTATTTCCAGGAGATTGGTGCGAAATGATTATGCTTCAAAATAGTATAATTTTAAAGTCATTGCGTTATTTCTCGGGCACTATTAGAGATTATTTTTTTACTGATTTTGAACAGCAAGCTTGGTCCAATTTTTTTCATTGTGCAATTGCGTTTTTGACTCAGCCAGCCTTACAGTTGGAAACATTCACGCCATCAAAACGCAATCGTATTGTTTTGCGCTATAATGATATGCGAAG AGAAACAGCGTTTGAAATACGATCAATGTGGTTTAATTTAGGACAGCATAAAATATTGTTTGTTCCGGGTTTAGTTGGAGCAATATTAGAAATGGCATTAATTCCAGAAACTGAATTAAGAAAAGCTACTATTCCTATATTTTTTGATATGATGCAATGTGAATTTTATAGTTCACGTATTGTTGAAGGATATGGTGATACTAAACGTGATCCGGCTCACATAAAAGCTAATTTCACagaatatgaaaatgaaatgattGCAAAATTAGATATATTG GTTGAAGGAGGCAGGGGAGATGAACAATTTCATTTGCTTTGGATTCAAGTAATGGGTAATCTTTGTGAAAAGCACTCAACTATGCGAGAACAAGGATTACGCTTTGTTGATACAGTAGCTAAACTTATGGAACGCCTATTACAATATCGTGATGTCATACATGCAGAGTCTCAGGAACATAGAATGTTGTGTATTGTAAACTTACTAGAATTTTACTctgaaataaatagaaaagaaatgtATATTAG ATATGTAAATAAGCTTTGTGAGCTACATTTGGAGTGTGACAATTACACTGAAGCAGCATATTCTTTGAAACTTCATAGCCAATTACTAGCTTGGAGTGATCAACCATTACCGCCACTTTTAAGATCGCATAGATATTTAGCGTGTCAAACGCATCGTGAATTAAAAGAGGCATTATATAATGATATGATCGAATACTTTGATAAAGGTAAAATGTGGGAATGTGCACTTGCAGTATGTAAAGAATTAGTTACACAATACGAAGAAGAGACATTTGATTATTTACAACTTTCTGTATTATTGACGCGCATGGCAAAGTTTTACGACTCAATAGTAAAACAACTAAGGCCTGAGCCTGAATATTTTAGAGTTGCGTATTATGGACGTGGTCACCCGGCATTTTTACAAAATAAG GTATTTATTTATCGTGGAAAAGAGTATGAGCGTCTCAGTGATTTTTGTTCACGAACATTAAATCAGTTACCAAATGCAGAACAAATGAACAAATTGTCTCCTCCTACTTCGGAAATGCTAGAATCCAATCATCAATACGTCCAAATTAATAGGGTAGATCCATTAATGGATGAAAAGAGGCATCGTCTTAGTGGGAAACCTATAACGGCAGAAGCAGTTTTGAG ATATCATCGAGTGAACGACGTTCAACGTTTTCGATTTTCAAGACCAGCACCAAAGAAAGATTTAACCTCTACTACTGCAAATTCTGGTGATAAAGAAACGAATACTGTTACCAATAACGAGTTTGCTTCACTATGGTTAGAAAGAACAGTACTCGTTACGAGTCATCCTTTGCCAGGCATTCTTAGATGCTTTCCTGTTACATCTAGTGAAACCTATTTAGTTAGTCCTCTTCGCAATGCAATTGAAACAATGGAAGCTACAAATACTACATTAAGAGATTTAATCTTAGCACACAGAGCTGATAATAATATTCCGCTAAATCCGCTTAGTATGAAACTAAATGGTATATTAGATCCAGCGGTAATGGGTGGTATAGATAATTATGAGAAAGCGTTCCTTAATTCTGAATATCGCAGTGCTCATCCAGAAGAAAGTTCCGATCTTTTGAAACTAGAGGGGTTAATCGCTGAACAAATTCCATTACTGAGTGTTGGTGTCCAATTACATAAAGCACGTGCTCCGCCTGAATTGACTCCGTTTCATCAACGTTTGGAGCAATGTTTTACATCAATGCGGAATCAAGTAGAGGCGAAATATGGGAAAAGG ACATGCGATCTACAAATTGAAAGCTTAACTCAACCTGTTATGATGAGAAGACATCAAAGTTCGAGAGGCGAGAATAATCGATTATCTGAATCACATATTATGAATTCAGA CTGTGGAACTCACTCCAGGGTATCCTCTCTTACAAGATCCCAAGTTGCAACATTCAAGTCGCTCGCCTCATTCAATTTTAACAACAGTACACCTTCATCTGGTACTCAAAACGTCAGTTTGTCAAG GAATTTAGCTGTTGGGCCTGATAAACACAATATCCTATTATCCTTCCTTCGCGCATAG